One segment of Bacillus alkalisoli DNA contains the following:
- a CDS encoding 2OG-Fe(II) oxygenase: protein MINLKEQTIFNHKGYKIQTEDRDIHIIAKMEEPLIVVLGNVLSEEECDQLISLSKDRMQRSKLRDSLEAELRTSSSMFFQEGENDLITRIEKRVSRIMNVPYEHGEGLQILNYQMGQEYKAHFDFFTSASKPVKNPRISTIVMYLNDVEEGGETYFPKLNFSVSPKKGMAVYFEYFYDDQTLNELTLHGGAPIIKGDKWAATQWMRRQRTN, encoded by the coding sequence CTGATAAATTTGAAAGAACAAACTATTTTTAACCACAAAGGCTATAAGATACAAACGGAAGATAGAGATATACATATTATTGCTAAAATGGAAGAACCTTTAATAGTAGTATTAGGAAATGTATTAAGTGAGGAAGAATGTGACCAACTTATTAGTTTGTCCAAAGATAGAATGCAACGTTCAAAACTTCGTGATTCATTAGAGGCGGAGCTCCGTACGAGCAGTAGTATGTTTTTTCAAGAGGGAGAAAACGACTTAATTACCCGTATAGAGAAAAGGGTTTCTCGAATTATGAATGTCCCATATGAACATGGAGAAGGTTTACAAATTTTAAATTATCAAATGGGACAAGAATATAAGGCTCATTTTGATTTTTTTACTTCTGCAAGCAAACCAGTTAAAAACCCTCGAATCAGTACAATAGTTATGTATTTAAATGATGTGGAAGAAGGGGGAGAAACGTATTTCCCTAAATTGAATTTTTCCGTTTCGCCCAAGAAGGGGATGGCAGTATACTTTGAATACTTCTATGATGATCAAACGCTAAATGAATTAACATTGCATGGTGGGGCTCCCATCATTAAAGGAGATAAATGGGCTGCAACACAATGGATGAGAAGACAAAGAACCAATTGA
- a CDS encoding HAD family hydrolase, which produces MKDTKVIVFDLDGTLYEDTHHFSYYAERLKSKLPTEAQLLFQQDYEDVLAGKHALKMGRVYDVHKDRILVHDEGHVLEGYTWDGERIEQEIIVQDYQEPLAFDFTTKLSIGDLWWIPVSIAAHYGITREVSYACFMQTREHMMTPEFVLVANTAFHHTLKSLTKNYKVVLMTNSPQSDSDVIIEKLGFTSYFEHKVYEASKPIHTKKNLTEIANTFNVTPEEMLSIGDNYINEILPAKQLGCKTIYIDAHQLGEAKAADKTVKNLDELAKVLNDLLL; this is translated from the coding sequence ATGAAAGATACAAAAGTAATTGTTTTTGACTTGGATGGTACATTATATGAAGATACACACCATTTTTCCTATTATGCAGAAAGACTAAAATCAAAATTACCTACTGAGGCTCAACTTCTATTTCAACAAGATTATGAAGATGTTTTAGCAGGAAAACATGCATTGAAGATGGGCAGAGTTTATGATGTACATAAAGACCGTATTTTAGTTCATGATGAAGGACATGTGTTAGAAGGTTATACGTGGGACGGAGAACGTATAGAGCAAGAAATAATTGTACAAGACTACCAAGAACCACTTGCCTTTGATTTCACAACAAAGTTAAGCATAGGTGATTTATGGTGGATACCTGTTTCCATTGCAGCTCATTACGGCATAACTCGTGAAGTGAGTTATGCGTGTTTCATGCAAACACGTGAACATATGATGACACCTGAGTTTGTGTTAGTTGCAAATACAGCATTTCACCACACGTTAAAATCTTTGACAAAAAATTATAAAGTTGTCTTAATGACCAATAGTCCGCAATCTGATAGTGATGTCATCATTGAGAAACTAGGTTTCACCTCTTATTTTGAACATAAAGTGTATGAAGCAAGCAAACCAATCCATACGAAGAAAAACCTAACCGAGATCGCAAATACATTTAATGTAACCCCTGAAGAAATGCTAAGTATTGGTGATAACTACATAAACGAGATTTTACCTGCCAAACAACTTGGTTGTAAAACAATTTATATTGACGCCCACCAATTAGGCGAAGCGAAAGCTGCCGATAAAACAGTTAAAAACTTAGATGAGTTAGCAAAAGTATTGAACGATCTTTTATTATAA
- the rnz gene encoding ribonuclease Z, with protein MKITFLGTGSGVPAKHRNVSSLALHLENKDGAIWLFDCGEATQHQILHTSLKPRRIEKIFITHLHGDHIFGLPGLLGSRSFQGGETPLALYGPLGVKEFVETSLRVSGTHLKYEISFHEFEEEGMLLDDEEYVVRVAPLEHGLPSFGFRIEEKEMPGPLLMDKVKEACIPVGPLLKQIKAGLTIQLEDGRMINGADFLGAPKKGRVITILGDTRFHSNSITLSENADVLIHEATFAGADELLASQYFHSTTKQAAEVAQVANVGLLILNHISSRYQAEHMEQLLSEAREIFPNTTIAEDFLSIEIK; from the coding sequence TTGAAAATTACTTTTTTAGGTACAGGATCAGGTGTGCCAGCAAAACATCGAAATGTATCATCGCTTGCCTTACATTTAGAAAATAAAGACGGTGCCATATGGCTGTTTGATTGTGGTGAAGCCACTCAACATCAAATTTTACATACATCATTAAAACCTCGAAGAATCGAAAAAATATTTATCACTCATTTACATGGCGATCATATTTTTGGCTTGCCTGGTTTACTCGGGAGTAGGTCGTTTCAAGGTGGAGAAACACCTTTAGCTCTTTATGGGCCACTTGGAGTTAAAGAGTTTGTTGAAACTTCACTGCGCGTTAGTGGTACGCATTTAAAATACGAAATTAGTTTTCATGAATTTGAGGAAGAAGGAATGCTGCTTGATGACGAGGAGTATGTAGTTCGAGTTGCTCCGTTAGAACATGGTCTTCCGTCTTTCGGATTTCGTATAGAAGAAAAAGAGATGCCAGGTCCATTGTTAATGGATAAGGTAAAAGAGGCTTGTATTCCTGTAGGTCCTTTGTTAAAACAGATAAAAGCTGGGCTTACTATACAATTAGAAGATGGCCGAATGATAAATGGAGCGGACTTTTTAGGTGCACCGAAAAAGGGAAGAGTCATTACCATTCTAGGAGATACTAGATTTCACTCTAATAGTATAACGCTTTCTGAAAATGCAGACGTATTAATTCATGAGGCTACGTTTGCTGGCGCGGATGAATTACTAGCCTCTCAATATTTTCATTCAACTACAAAGCAAGCTGCTGAAGTTGCACAAGTAGCAAATGTCGGACTGCTGATTTTAAATCATATTAGCTCAAGATATCAAGCCGAACACATGGAACAACTATTATCAGAAGCAAGAGAGATTTTCCCTAACACCACCATCGCAGAAGATTTTCTATCTATAGAAATAAAATAA
- a CDS encoding DNA polymerase IV, which translates to MARETSKARIIFHVDMNSFYASVEMAHDPSLRGKPVAVAGNIEERKGIIITCSYEARAFGVKTTMPIWEAKKKCPGLILRKPNFERYRASSMAMFDLLRNYSDMVEPVSIDEGYIDITDTEYSKQAIKLAEEIQKRLVEELMLPCSIGIAPNKFLAKMASNMKKPLGITILRKREIPTILWPLPVGEMHGVGNKTAEKLMGIGIKTIKDLANADLYQVKQLLGINGERLINKANGADNRPVDPDSVDDFKSIGNSTTLKEDSDNERELHSVLQSLSNSVAEKMKRKNVVSNNIQLTIRYGNRKTVNRSRLLENPVSKEDAILQAALFLLKKHWNGEPIRLLGVTAQDLTDKQSSTKQLDIFSFQEDAKDEPLLKTIDKLKEKFGQNVIQKGVVVKNAPSKAKITTSFQKDFLK; encoded by the coding sequence ATGGCCAGAGAAACTAGTAAAGCAAGAATTATTTTCCATGTGGATATGAATAGTTTTTATGCATCGGTTGAAATGGCTCATGATCCTTCCTTACGAGGTAAGCCCGTTGCTGTTGCTGGAAACATAGAAGAGAGAAAAGGGATAATTATTACATGTAGTTATGAAGCTCGTGCATTCGGTGTGAAAACGACAATGCCGATATGGGAAGCAAAGAAAAAATGTCCAGGTCTTATTTTACGTAAGCCAAACTTTGAACGGTATCGTGCCAGCTCCATGGCAATGTTTGATTTACTTCGAAACTATTCGGATATGGTTGAACCAGTTTCTATAGATGAAGGATATATAGATATTACAGATACCGAATATTCTAAGCAAGCGATTAAGCTGGCAGAGGAAATACAAAAGCGTCTAGTAGAAGAGTTAATGCTACCATGTAGTATAGGTATTGCACCGAATAAATTTTTAGCAAAAATGGCGTCCAATATGAAAAAACCGTTAGGAATTACAATTTTACGAAAAAGAGAAATTCCTACTATCCTCTGGCCATTGCCAGTTGGTGAAATGCACGGTGTAGGAAATAAAACAGCGGAAAAACTAATGGGAATCGGAATAAAAACAATTAAAGATTTAGCAAATGCAGACTTGTATCAAGTGAAGCAACTATTAGGAATAAACGGTGAGAGACTTATTAATAAAGCAAATGGGGCGGATAACCGACCTGTTGATCCAGATTCAGTAGATGATTTTAAAAGTATTGGTAACTCTACTACGTTAAAAGAAGATAGTGATAATGAGCGAGAGTTACATTCTGTCCTTCAAAGTCTCTCTAACTCCGTGGCAGAAAAAATGAAAAGAAAAAATGTAGTAAGTAATAATATTCAGTTAACGATTCGTTATGGCAATCGTAAAACAGTAAACCGAAGTAGATTGTTAGAAAATCCGGTTAGTAAAGAAGATGCCATACTTCAAGCTGCATTGTTTTTGCTGAAAAAACACTGGAACGGTGAGCCTATTCGACTGTTAGGAGTTACCGCACAAGACTTAACAGATAAACAATCCTCAACGAAGCAATTAGATATTTTCTCGTTCCAAGAAGATGCAAAAGATGAGCCATTGTTAAAAACAATTGATAAGTTAAAGGAGAAATTTGGGCAAAATGTCATACAAAAAGGCGTTGTTGTGAAAAATGCCCCAAGTAAAGCAAAAATTACAACAAGTTTTCAAAAAGATTTTTTGAAATAA
- a CDS encoding SurA N-terminal domain-containing protein, producing the protein MKNKFTILILTLMMSMFVAACSGDNNNAQEDTNAPDQTEEQGYAIEDEIEADQVVVKVNGKEVKGSDFIIMYKDTEMMMAQWGQPVEPDLIKEQTLTMLIEQEVLLAAAQAKGYTASEEEVDGYLEEVRANFETEEEFEEALASTPYTLETYKERIANSLAIQEFLENEIGMAEVTDEEIQSYYDDAVAEAEGNPEIELPSFEEAEPQIRQYLANQKNQEKQAALIQELVDNADVETLI; encoded by the coding sequence ATGAAAAACAAATTTACTATCTTAATTCTTACACTAATGATGAGCATGTTCGTTGCAGCATGTAGTGGAGACAATAATAACGCACAAGAAGATACAAATGCTCCAGATCAAACAGAAGAGCAAGGATATGCCATTGAAGATGAAATTGAAGCTGACCAAGTGGTAGTAAAAGTGAATGGCAAAGAAGTTAAAGGTAGTGACTTTATCATTATGTATAAAGACACAGAAATGATGATGGCACAGTGGGGACAACCTGTTGAACCAGACCTAATTAAAGAACAAACATTAACAATGTTAATTGAGCAAGAAGTATTGTTAGCTGCTGCACAAGCGAAGGGCTACACAGCAAGTGAAGAAGAAGTAGATGGTTATTTAGAAGAAGTAAGAGCAAACTTTGAAACGGAAGAAGAATTTGAAGAAGCTTTAGCTTCTACACCATATACTTTAGAAACGTATAAAGAGCGTATTGCAAACAGCCTTGCGATTCAAGAGTTTTTAGAAAATGAAATTGGCATGGCTGAAGTAACGGACGAAGAAATTCAAAGCTATTATGACGATGCTGTTGCGGAAGCGGAAGGTAACCCTGAAATTGAGTTACCATCGTTCGAAGAAGCAGAACCACAAATTCGTCAATATTTAGCTAATCAAAAGAACCAAGAGAAACAAGCAGCATTAATTCAAGAACTTGTTGATAATGCTGATGTAGAAACGCTTATTTAA